In Mesorhizobium sp. J428, the genomic window CTACGGCGCGGACCTGCCGGGCAGCCCGCGCCTCGGCAAGCTGGTGAAGGCGATCCTGCGCCAGGTGCCTGACCTGAAGCGGCTGCGGCTCTCCTCGATCGATTCCATCGAGGCGGACGTGGACCTGATGGAAGCGATCGCGACCGAGCGGCGGCTCATGCCCCATCTGCACCTGTCGCTGCAGGCCGGCGACGACATGATCCTGAAGCGGATGAAGCGGCGGCACCTGCGCGACGATTCGATCCGCTTCTGCGCGGACGTGCGGGCGCTGCGGCCCGACATCGTCTTCGGCGCGGACATCATCGCCGGCTTCCCGACGGAGACGGAGGCGATGTTCGAGAATTCGATCCGCATCGTCGAGGAATGCGGGCTGACGCATCTGCATGTGTTTCCGTTCTCGCCGCGCGAGGGCACGCCGGCCGCGCGCATGCCGCAGCTGCGTCGCGAAGTGGTGAAGGAGCGTGCGGCAAGGCTGCGGGCCGCGGGCGACGCGGCCTACAGGCGCCATCTCGCCTCGCTCGCCGGAACGACCCAGTCGATCCTCGTCGAGCGCGACGGGCTAGGCCGCACAGAAGGTTTTACGCTGGTGGCGATCGGGGAAGGCCAGCCAGGGGAGATCCTGCCCGGCATCGTCACAGGACATGACGGCGACAGGCTCATCGCCGCGCCGCTGAGACAGGCGGCCTGATCGGATGGCGTTCGACTTCATCAAGAAGGTGTTCTCCTTCGGCCGGAAGCCGGAGGAGCAGAAGCCCGAACCGGCACCGGCCACGGAGCCGCCGGCGCTGGCGCCGTATATCGGGATCGAGGAGCAGCCGGCGCCAGCCGTGCCCGACACCCAACCTGCATCCGAACCTGCTCCGGTAGAGCCGGTTCCAACCGTGGAGGAGGTTGCCGCGAGTCTGCCGGAGGCCGAAGTCCTCCCGCCGGTGCGCGAACCTGCGCCGGTTGCCGATTCGCCGCTGAAGGCCGAAGTCGCGCCGGAACCTACGTCCGTTCTCACTCCGCCCGTGGCGGAGGTCGCGGCCTCCCAGCCGGAGCCACCGGCAGCACTAGCGCCCGCGGCAGCACCCGAGGCCCCGTCCGAGCCAATCGAAGAGGCCGCGCCTGCCGCGAAGATCCTGCCGCCTATCCGCGTGCCGGACCCGGTCCCGCCCGTCCCGCTCGACGCCGAGATCGCGCCGGAACCGTCCGTGCCGGTCCCCCCGTCGAGCCGAAACCGCAGGAAGCACCGCCGACCGTCGAGGTCGAGCAGCAGCCTATCGAGGCTCCGGCGATCGCCGAGTCTGAGCCTGAGCCTGAGACGGTCGCCGCGCCCAAGCCTGAGACGGTCGCCGCGCCCGAGCCGCCTGTCGAGCCCATCGTAGCGCCTGAACTACAGCCGGTTGCGGCCGAGCCTCCGGCCGTCGAAGTGCTTCCGGCGGCCGCTGCCGCGCAGCCTGACATCGCGCCGCCTGCTCCGGCCTCTCCCACCGGCAAGGTCACCGTCGCGAAGAAGGTCGAGGCCAAGGCCGAGCCCGTGGCGCCCGCCGCGCCGACGCCGCGCCCGAGCTGGTTCCAGCGCATGCGCGAGGGCCTGTCGCGCTCCTCGCGCGAGCTGTCCTCCTCGATCGCCAGCGTCTTCACCAAGAAGAAGCTCGACGAGGAGACGCTGCAGGACCTGGAGGACGTGCTGATCCGCGCCGATCTCGGTGTCGAGACGGCGTTGCGCGTCACCGACACGCTCGCCTCCACCCGTCTCGGCCGCGACGTGTCGGACGCCGAGGTGCGCGGCGTGATGGCGCAGGAGATCGAGAAGGTCCTGAAGCCGGTCGCGCTGCCGCTGGAACTCGACCTCAGCCACAAGCCGCACGTCATCCTCGTCGTCGGCGTCAACGGCACCGGCAAGACCACGACGATCGGCAAGCTTGCCGCCAAGCTCCATGACGGCGGGCTGAAGGTCATGCTCGCCGCCGGCGACACGTTCCGCGCCGCGGCGATCGAACAGCTGAAGATCTGGGGCGAACGCACCAACTCGCCCGTCATCTCCTCCAAGCTGGGAGCGGATGCCGCCGGCCTCGCCTACGACGCCTTCGCCCAGGCCAGGGAGGCCGGGTCCGACGTGCTGATCATCGATACCGCCGGCCGGCTGCAGAACAAGGCCGAGCTGATGGCCGAGCTGGAGAAGATCGTCCGCGTGCTGGGCAAGCTCGATCCGGATGCGCCGCACACGGTGCTGCAGACGGTGGACGCGACCACGGGCCAGAACGCCCTCAACCAGGTCGAGATCTTCCGCAACATTGCCGGCGTCAACGGCCTCGTCATGACCAAGCTGGACGGCACGGCGCGCGGCGGCATCCTCGTGGCGATCGCGGCCAAGCATAAGTTGCCGGTCTATTTCATCGGCGTCGGCGAGCAGGTCGACGACCTCGAACCTTTCTCCGCCAACGATTTCGCGCGTGCGATCGCGGGAGTGCAGTGATGAACGAACCGATCCTCGAACGCGATCCCGCCGATCCGGAGAAGAAAGAGATCAACCCCATCCTCAAGTTCGCGCTCGAACTCGGGCCGCTGCTGATCTTCTTCTTTGCCAATGCGCGCGGCGAATGGCTGGCTGAGCGTTTCCCGGCGCTTGCCGCGCTGGGCGGGCCGATCTTCATCGCCACCGGCCTGTTCATGGCCGCGACGGCCATCGCGCTCGCCGTGTCCTGGACGCTCACCCGCACCCTGCCGATCATGCCGCTGGTCTCGGGCGTGGTCGTCTTCGTCTTCGGCGGGCTGACGCTCTGGCTGCAGGACGCGACCTTCATCAAGATGAAGCCGACCATCGTCAACACGCTGTTCGGCGGCGTCCTGCTCGGCGGCCTGTTCTTCGGCCGCTCGCTGCTCGGCTACGTCTTCGATTCCGCCTTCAAGCTCGACGCCGAGGGCTGGCGCAAGCTGACGCTGCGCTGGGGCCTGTTCTTCATCTTCCTCGCCGTCGTCAACGAGGTCGTCTGGCGCAATTTCTCGGAAGCGACCTGGGTGGCGTTCAAGGTCTGGGGCATCATGCCCATCACCATCGCCTTCACGCTGCTGCAGATGCCGCTGATCATACGCCATTCCACCGAGGAACTCGGCAAGAAGTAGGCCTCAGCCGGCCAGCGCCTTCTCGATCTGCG contains:
- a CDS encoding septation protein A, coding for MNEPILERDPADPEKKEINPILKFALELGPLLIFFFANARGEWLAERFPALAALGGPIFIATGLFMAATAIALAVSWTLTRTLPIMPLVSGVVVFVFGGLTLWLQDATFIKMKPTIVNTLFGGVLLGGLFFGRSLLGYVFDSAFKLDAEGWRKLTLRWGLFFIFLAVVNEVVWRNFSEATWVAFKVWGIMPITIAFTLLQMPLIIRHSTEELGKK